From the genome of Candidatus Nitrosocosmicus oleophilus, one region includes:
- the bluB gene encoding 5,6-dimethylbenzimidazole synthase yields MGHFTEIEKEIFYKIIFSRRDVRRNFIKKKISNKVLLRILKAAHHAPSVGYSQPWNFILIRDRKSRLSIKESFSKERLKSIELLEKDKERKRKYLDLKLEGIIESDLNICVTYDHKRFGPYVIGRMTIKEAGIYSVCCAIQNLWLAARAENMGVGWVSIINNKDLKRILKLPSAVKPIAYLCLGYVKKFEVEPDLQSQNWLNRLDLKKVINYEQWDSCNRYTDWRGFNQHLIRKNAYS; encoded by the coding sequence ATGGGGCATTTTACCGAAATTGAAAAGGAGATCTTTTATAAAATAATTTTCTCACGTCGGGATGTAAGGAGGAACTTCATTAAGAAGAAGATTAGTAATAAGGTTTTATTGAGGATACTGAAAGCCGCTCATCACGCACCATCAGTAGGCTATTCACAACCATGGAATTTTATCTTAATAAGGGACAGAAAGAGTCGTCTGAGTATCAAAGAATCATTCTCGAAAGAGAGACTGAAATCAATTGAATTGCTAGAAAAAGATAAAGAAAGGAAAAGGAAATATTTAGATCTGAAATTAGAAGGAATAATAGAATCTGATCTAAATATATGCGTAACTTATGATCACAAGCGTTTTGGACCCTACGTAATAGGGAGAATGACAATCAAGGAGGCGGGGATTTATAGTGTATGCTGCGCTATTCAAAATTTGTGGCTTGCCGCCCGGGCTGAAAATATGGGTGTTGGCTGGGTCAGCATAATCAACAATAAAGACTTGAAAAGGATTCTTAAACTTCCATCTGCCGTTAAACCTATAGCATATCTTTGTCTTGGATATGTAAAAAAGTTTGAAGTCGAACCTGATTTACAATCTCAAAACTGGTTAAATAGACTCGATCTAAAAAAAGTCATAAATTATGAACAATGGGATAGTTGTAATAGATATACTGATTGGAGGGGTTTCAACCAGCACCTGATTCGCAAAAATGCTTATTCCTGA